A single region of the Aptenodytes patagonicus chromosome 7, bAptPat1.pri.cur, whole genome shotgun sequence genome encodes:
- the CIPC gene encoding CLOCK-interacting pacemaker has product METRKELLGKVTEMKSLNCHFSMAAAESDKDSGYSDGSSEGLSAMEQTDSEDVLNALCWNAEDGPWQCPMNTSNSFPALSPMVVMKNVLVKQGSSSQLQSWTVQPSFEVIPAQPQLVFLRPSIPPPINPHPVGKKRNDSTNYLPILNSYPKIAPQPCKRDHSFDLEERQETNCHKRLCTEAPKMETSPVSRSTGLPTSPFAHLPVSFKTPQDSNQQSSSTLTSGKLSALPGFHRVSSDTQKVPGLTPLLPFGTLQATKRTPHESESAAQTTMQSAVWSPPLIPEEICTTPELLLQQQSKCRRFQNTLVVLRRSGLLEITLKTKELIHQNQVTQAELDRLKHQTQLFIEAIKNNAPQSWAELEASLTGSDKANGSLEDSTYPNM; this is encoded by the exons ATGGAGACCCGCAAGGAACTATTGGGCAAAGTGACGGAAATGAAGAGCTTGAACTGTCACTTCAGCATGGCGGCAGCTGAATCTGACAAGGACTCCGGATATTCAG ATGGAAGTTCAGAGGGCCTGAGTGCTATGGAGCAGACTGACTCGGAGGACGTGCTGAATGCGTTGTGTTGGAATGCAGAGGATGGGCCTTGGCAATGCCCAATGAACACAAGCAACTCCTTTCCTGCGCTTTCTCCTATGGTCGTAATGAAAAATGTGTTAGTTAAGCAG GGGAGTTCATCACAGCTCCAATCTTGGACTGTGCAGCCATCCTTTGAAGTGAttccagcacagccacagctagTGTTTCTTCGTCCATCAATCCCACCTCCCATTAACCCTCACCCTGttgggaaaaagagaaatgacTCCACTAATTACCTGCCCATCCTGAATTCTTATCCCAAAATAGCACCGCAGCCCTGCAAGAGAGATCACTCCTTTGATCTAGAAGAACGTCAGGAAACCAATTGCCACAAACGACTCTGCACAGAAGCACCCAAAATGGAGACTTCTCCTGTATCGAGGAGCACAGGCTTGCCTACTAGTCCTTTTGCCCACCTACCAGTTAGTTTTAAGACCCCTCAGGATTCTAACCAGCAAAGTTCTTCAACTCTGACAAGTGGAAAACTGTCAGCTCTTCCTGGTTTTCATCGTGTTTCCAGTGACACTCAGAAAGTGCCGGGTTTGACTCCCCTTTTGCCTTTTGGAACTCTGCAGGCAACAAAGCGCACCCCTCATGAGAGTGAGAGTGCAGCACAGACTACGATGCAGTCTGCAGTGTGGAGCCCCCCATTGATACCAGAAGAGATTTGCACTACCCCTGAGCTGCTCTTGCAACAACAAAGCAAGTGCAGACGCTTTCAGAATACACTCGTTGTGCTACGCAGGTCAGGGTTGCTGGAGATCACTTTAAAAACCAAGGAGCTCATTCATCAGAACCAGGTGACTCAGGCCGAGCTGGACCGGCTGAAGCACCAAACACAGCTTTTCATAGAAGCAATAAAGAACAATGCTCCACAGTCGTGGGCAGAGCTAGAAGCATCTCTAACAGGATCTGATAAAGCTAATGGCAGCCTTGAAGACTCCACTTATCCCAACATGTAG